The window TGGTTGTCCTGGGATTGATCCCATCTATACAGCCGAGTTGCTTACGTGCATGACTGAACATGCGGTCTACCGAAAGCTTGTCTTGCCATCCAAGATCCCTGCGCGCGAACCAGAGAACCTGACCGAACATCTTGTTAATCTTTGGGCGCGCGTACTCTTCTTGCCTCAAGTTTGGCAGCCGGTCCTGGCAAAATGACAAGCTCTGGTGCCGCGTTGTAGACTTGAACGGGGCGTTCCGAATGGGTCAGGTAATGAGCGAGTAAAGGTTCGCCTAGCGGTCTAAAGATACAATCAATGTCGCCCAGCAACTTGCTAAAAGCATGGTTGCGAACTCGCAGATCTTGTTGGCACTACAAGTTGCATTATCGATGTGCTTGCCGAATGTCTGAGGCTGTGGTTGCCGCCATATACGCTGCGGAACTCGCAAATAATTCGGATAATACTTCTGCCATTTGTTAGGCACTCAAATGCACTATGTCTTGCCTGGGGCAGTGAATGCTGGAGTGAATGTCTCGACAAGACCCTCGTCACCCATGGCAAAATTCACTACGGAAAATAGTCAATATCATCACGTGCCAAAAGATTCTTCACAATGATGTTTCTTTGAATCTGATTGGTCCCGCCGGCGATCTCATATAATTTGGTCTCCCGCCAGAAACGCTCAAGCGGGAACTCCAGAGCATAAGAATAGCCGCCCATAACTTGCATGGCTTTGCCTATGCACCTGGTCGTTGCCTCCGTCGCGACGATTTTGGCAATGGATGCCTCCGTTGAGCACGACAGGCCCTGGTCCAGGCGCCAGGCCGCGTGCCAGCAAACAAGTCTGGAAGCTTGGATCTCGGAGGCAATCTCAGCCAACATATGGCCGACGGCTTGAAGGTTTATGATCTCTGTGCCGAATTGCTTGCGTTGTTTTGCATAAGTCAGAGCTTGCTCAAAAGCGCCCTGGGCGATTCCACAGGCTTGTGCTGCAACATATACTCTTTCAGCATCGAGAAGGCTAAAAATCATCTTTGCGCCTCCGCCAACCGGGCCCAAGAGGTTCGCTGCCGGCACCACTACATTATCGAAGAACACCTCGCAGGTGTGCGTCGCTTGTGCTGCAAGCTTTGGGATAGGACGCACGCTTATACCCGGAGTCGTCCGATCGACAAGCAGGATGGACAGCCCGCGATGGCCGGGGGCTTCGCGGTCGGTGCGAACAAACGCCATGATGTATTCAGCGGTATCCGCGCCGGTAGTCCAGATTTTCTGACCGTTGATCAGATAGTTGTCGCCGTCTCGAACTGCACTTGTGGCAAGGCTGGCCAGGTCGGAGCCTGAATTTGGTTCGCTCAGCCCCATTGCAATGCGGATTTTGCCAGAGGCAATTCCAGGAAGAAACTTCTCCTTCTGTTCTTCCGAGCCGTATCTTTCTATGCCAACTCCGCAGAATGCAACGGACGGGGCAAATGCATAAATGAGGCATCCGCCGGCTCGCGCAATCTCCTCCATGACCACGCAGCGCGAGATCTCGTCCATTGGGTTTCCCCCATATTGTTCAGGTATGGTAATCCCGCAAAGGCCCAGTTCCGCCATTTTGTTGTAGATTTCCCTTGGGAAGATGGCTTCACGATCTAGGCGGCTGATTTCAGCTGTGGGTGCTTCTCGCTGGAAAAAGCTGCGCAGCGTCTGGCGAAGTGCACGCCGTTCCTCACCGAGTTCAAAGTCCATTTGTCATATCCCGAATTTTTCGATTTTCTGGCAGAAATGCAGCTTTGATCCTTGCGCCAGGACTCGTCACTGTCAACCGCTGAACTAAAAAAAGGAAAACCGACGTCAGATTTGCAAAAGATTTTTTTAGGAAGCGCCACCACATTGCGGAGCTGGGGATCGGGAGTTCCTCTCCCTTGCTCGGTCCGTGAATCTGAGGATACGCCTTTGCCACCTTTGTTCAATCCCAACCCGTTTGCCAGATGGCGCGCGACCTTGTCGGACCTTGGTCTTGGCGGCTCAAACAGCGTCGAAAGGAGCCCAGCGCATGGCGCGTGGAGAAGCCTTCAATATGGGCGCGAGCACATGGAATGTGATCATCCGAATCCAATTGCTCGCCACCGATTCGGGACAGCCCCTAACCAAGTCGGCATTTAGGTGGGGTTTTGCCGCCAGGTTGGCGAAGGCGGCCGCCGAAGTTGATGAATGTTGACGATCGCGTGGTTATTCACCTAACAACCGCTGACCCGACAATTGTCCCGAAGGAGCGGCGTAACGACGCAAAATGCGTCGCAATGAGACCCGCCGCCGGCAAAGGTTCGCAATAAAGAGTGAAAGTGATGTCGACAACTTTTCTTTGTTGACAAACCGGCAGCTTGTCTGGGAGAAGCGGCGCGAGGCTCACGCCATTGCGGTAGTGGAATTCACGGATACGGATGTGCACTTGCCGTAGCGTTGGGTCTCGTCTGATCGTAGCTTGGATGGAGCTGTAGCTAAAGGAACGAACCGATGTTTATAGATATTTTTTCGGAGCTTCAGCGAGCGCAAAAATGGAGTCCCGAAGCCGAGGCTACCGTCATTCACAATGCCATCGAGCAGGCCAAGCTAGTTGATGAGTTGGGCTATGGTGCCTGGTGGTCTGTTGAACATCACGGCGCAGGCGAATTCAGTCAGTCGTCGACTCCGGAAATGTTTCACGTTGCTCTTGCGATGTCGACGAAGAGGCTGCGGATCGGCCACGCGGGTGTTTTGACGCCATACAAGATCAACCATCCGGTGCGTCTCGCTGAGCGAGCAGCTTTTCTGGATATCATCAGCGGCGGGCGGCTCGAGATGGGCCTCGCCCGGTCATCCGCAAACGAGTGGGATGTTTTCGAGGTGCCCAAAGAGGTAACTCAGCGTCAATTCGACGAGCTTTCGGGGATGCTTCCAAAAATGTGGTCCGATGAGCCGTTCAGTTGGGATAGCGATCTCGTAAAGATCCCCAAAACGCAGATCATTCCAAAGCCGCTTCAGAAGTTTCCGCGGTTGTGGGCGTGTGGTCAGTCGCCAGAAGGTGCGTTCAACGCAGGAAGGCTCGGACTGGGATTCCTAGGCACGACGATCTTGCAGCCCCTGCAAACCACTATCGACCTCAAGGTTAAATTCAACGAGGGCGCTGCCGTCAGGTCCAGCGATATAGTTCAGCCAAATCTCGGTTATGCGCTCTTTACCTTTCTCCATTGCGCACCCACGCGCCAGGCCGCAATCGAAAGCCGAGCCGCGGAATCGGCGATGTGGTATGTCAACCGTGCGGCTGAATACTTCAAGGTGCCGCGCGAGGGCTTGATTGCTGGCGTGCGTGCTACGCCTCACCCGGGAGGCGTGAGCTGGCGGCAGGCGACAGCTGATGACTACGTTCCCGAGCCCTGTGATCCAGATGATCCACATCCCGCTGTCCGGCTTTTGAACCGGCAATTCCTTGGTATGCCGATTGATCCTGAAGAGGCATACGAGGTTATTGGCGGAATTGACTCCGTCCTAATCGGCGATCCGGAAACTTGCTTGGGCAAGATCAAGAAGATTCAAGCGATCGGTGTCGACCGACTTTTGACACTCCAGCAATTCGGTTTTCTTACGCATGAGCAAGTATGCCGGAGCATTACCTTGATCGGCCAAGAAGTCGTGCCAGTAGTCGCATGAATGATGTAGTTGTTCTTGTCAGCCGTGCTCAACTTGGCATTTGGGAAGGTATGAAAGTTTTCACTGCTGTTTGCACAACAGCGCTCATTGCCCTTTGATAGATGCAATGGAATAGTGTGATGGCTGATGCAGCAGACTGGCCAAGCCTGATTATTGAGCTGGCAAAGTCTACAAAATCAGATTGGGTAGCGCTCAGCCAAGGCTCGGAACAGCTGACGATCCGGGAACTCGCAGAGAGAATGCAGAAGACTGCCGCTGCTCTTCGAGATGGTTCGGGGCCTGTCATGATCAGCACCCCCGACGCACTACTTCACACCACAGCAGTATTGGGCGCTGGTGCTGCTGGTCGCCCTGCTTTGATGGTGGATAGCCGCGTTCCGGACCAGTTGGCGCTCGAAATCTACCGGAGGACCAGAGCGACTGCTTTGATTGGGCGCGATCTGCCGGGCTTGATTGCGCTTTCCGAGAGGGAACTGAACGAACGGCTGCCGATTCAGCCCGTCGGCCGATCTGGGGATGCGATCAATACCATGCTTTTGACATCAGGCTCGACGGGTGTTCCAAAAGTCGTGCAACGCTCAATCAGCGCGGATTTTGCGGCCTCACACAATTTGCAGATTTTGGGCTACCCATTAGGAGAGGGCGATCGCTACCTGTTGATGGTTCCTTTCGCGAGCGCAGTCTTCATCACTATCCTTATG of the Aquisediminimonas profunda genome contains:
- a CDS encoding LLM class flavin-dependent oxidoreductase, with the protein product MFIDIFSELQRAQKWSPEAEATVIHNAIEQAKLVDELGYGAWWSVEHHGAGEFSQSSTPEMFHVALAMSTKRLRIGHAGVLTPYKINHPVRLAERAAFLDIISGGRLEMGLARSSANEWDVFEVPKEVTQRQFDELSGMLPKMWSDEPFSWDSDLVKIPKTQIIPKPLQKFPRLWACGQSPEGAFNAGRLGLGFLGTTILQPLQTTIDLKVKFNEGAAVRSSDIVQPNLGYALFTFLHCAPTRQAAIESRAAESAMWYVNRAAEYFKVPREGLIAGVRATPHPGGVSWRQATADDYVPEPCDPDDPHPAVRLLNRQFLGMPIDPEEAYEVIGGIDSVLIGDPETCLGKIKKIQAIGVDRLLTLQQFGFLTHEQVCRSITLIGQEVVPVVA
- a CDS encoding acyl-CoA dehydrogenase family protein; translation: MDFELGEERRALRQTLRSFFQREAPTAEISRLDREAIFPREIYNKMAELGLCGITIPEQYGGNPMDEISRCVVMEEIARAGGCLIYAFAPSVAFCGVGIERYGSEEQKEKFLPGIASGKIRIAMGLSEPNSGSDLASLATSAVRDGDNYLINGQKIWTTGADTAEYIMAFVRTDREAPGHRGLSILLVDRTTPGISVRPIPKLAAQATHTCEVFFDNVVVPAANLLGPVGGGAKMIFSLLDAERVYVAAQACGIAQGAFEQALTYAKQRKQFGTEIINLQAVGHMLAEIASEIQASRLVCWHAAWRLDQGLSCSTEASIAKIVATEATTRCIGKAMQVMGGYSYALEFPLERFWRETKLYEIAGGTNQIQRNIIVKNLLARDDIDYFP